One Desulfofundulus luciae DNA segment encodes these proteins:
- a CDS encoding cell division protein ZapA produces the protein MGKQETRVEVEIFGEYYVLKGDEPEEYLRMLAQYVNKKIRQVVTRNPRLGLSKAALLTALNIADELMKLQKEYDELAELLEMDRRAK, from the coding sequence ATGGGCAAGCAGGAAACCCGGGTTGAGGTGGAAATTTTTGGCGAATACTATGTTTTAAAGGGCGATGAACCGGAGGAATACCTGCGGATGCTGGCCCAGTATGTTAACAAGAAAATACGCCAGGTAGTAACCCGCAACCCTCGCTTGGGGTTGTCCAAAGCTGCACTGCTCACTGCCCTGAACATTGCCGATGAACTGATGAAGCTGCAGAAGGAATACGACGAGCTGGCCGAACTTTTGGAGATGGACAGAAGAGCAAAATAG